From Campylobacter upsaliensis, the proteins below share one genomic window:
- the tatA gene encoding twin-arginine translocase TatA/TatE family subunit gives MGIGNIGVSGWIIILVIVILLFGAKKIPELAKGVGKGIKTFRSEMDNDDEPKNAMKIEEKSEEKKATSEANLDETKKA, from the coding sequence ATGGGTATAGGAAATATAGGTGTTAGTGGTTGGATTATTATTTTAGTGATTGTAATTTTGCTTTTTGGAGCGAAGAAAATCCCAGAGCTTGCCAAAGGTGTTGGTAAAGGGATTAAGACCTTTAGAAGCGAAATGGATAATGATGATGAGCCAAAAAATGCGATGAAGATAGAAGAAAAGTCTGAGGAGAAAAAGGCTACTAGTGAAGCGAATTTAGATGAAACAAAAAAAGCTTAA
- a CDS encoding motility associated factor glycosyltransferase family protein, whose translation MQEALFNANLNALKNPLLKQELLSIKESKFKLIVGKNELDVNLLDEGGGGVMYQNPLSELKQNLERYTDKFALYPVLYFYGFGNGLLFKALLANAHLKHIVIFERELEILYTIFHHIDFSKELKEQKILLFNANTISAEELRCLCYLEPFFSYARVYFLELCSDYYEKFSDDIIKLNQTLLQSFTYAICSQGNDPLDSLQGIEQFILNLPAQLTHPSLKEFLDKRRNISKNAIIVSTGPSLIKQLPLLKEYREKALIFCADSAYPILAKHNIKPDYVCMVERSDFTAEFFKHDFGDFDEGICFILVSLVHPNALNYLKDKNYILINKTLNFAHFMDFKEYDFEHPLSNVACMAYSLACELGAKNIILIGQDLAYDENGFSHPKDYQHGQDYEKDSAKFGILAYGGEGEVLTHTTWLLFKQNLEDIILRQSPTCYNATEGGARIEHCIEKSFKQCCEELLKEKLKRPFPPLTKSTNSKELLQKAYQKIILALKHSDEFQITLSHFHKRLQEEILKLESVNLKHYELEILDEIQNSLSHTKEKYYELFELLSPYITQFKLNLARILVLNPKTLEDQFNKNLILLQENLKLIEFIFQALQTLDLRLENALKLLENAIKENQC comes from the coding sequence ATGCAAGAAGCACTCTTTAACGCAAATTTAAACGCCTTAAAAAATCCTCTTTTAAAACAAGAGCTTCTTAGCATAAAAGAAAGCAAATTTAAACTCATCGTAGGCAAAAATGAACTTGATGTCAATTTGCTCGATGAGGGGGGGGGGGGGGTGATGTATCAAAATCCCTTAAGTGAATTGAAGCAGAATTTAGAGCGTTACACTGATAAATTTGCCCTTTATCCTGTGCTTTATTTTTACGGCTTTGGCAATGGGCTTTTATTTAAAGCCCTACTAGCAAACGCTCATTTAAAACACATTGTCATTTTTGAAAGAGAGCTTGAAATTCTTTACACTATCTTTCACCACATTGATTTTTCAAAAGAACTAAAAGAGCAGAAAATCTTACTTTTTAACGCTAACACTATAAGTGCTGAGGAGCTTCGCTGTCTTTGCTACTTAGAGCCTTTTTTTAGCTATGCTAGAGTGTATTTTCTAGAGCTTTGTAGTGATTATTATGAAAAATTTAGCGATGATATTATAAAGCTTAATCAAACCCTACTTCAAAGCTTTACCTACGCCATTTGCTCTCAAGGAAACGATCCGCTTGACTCCTTACAAGGCATAGAGCAATTTATCCTCAATCTCCCCGCCCAGCTAACTCACCCAAGTCTTAAAGAATTCCTAGATAAAAGACGCAATATAAGCAAAAACGCCATTATCGTAAGCACAGGACCAAGCCTTATAAAGCAACTTCCTCTTTTAAAAGAGTATAGAGAAAAAGCCTTAATCTTTTGTGCGGATAGTGCTTATCCTATTTTAGCAAAGCATAATATTAAGCCTGATTATGTGTGTATGGTGGAAAGAAGTGATTTTACGGCGGAATTTTTTAAGCACGATTTTGGGGATTTTGATGAGGGGATTTGCTTTATTTTGGTTTCTTTAGTGCATCCCAATGCTCTTAATTATCTTAAAGATAAAAATTATATTCTTATTAATAAAACTTTAAATTTCGCACATTTTATGGATTTTAAAGAATATGATTTTGAGCATCCGCTTTCTAATGTCGCCTGTATGGCTTATTCTCTTGCTTGTGAGCTTGGTGCTAAAAATATCATTTTAATAGGACAGGACTTAGCCTATGATGAAAATGGCTTTTCACACCCTAAAGATTATCAGCACGGGCAAGATTATGAAAAAGATAGTGCCAAATTTGGCATTTTAGCTTATGGAGGAGAGGGTGAAGTTCTCACTCACACCACTTGGCTTTTATTTAAGCAAAATTTAGAAGATATTATTTTACGCCAAAGCCCCACCTGCTACAATGCCACAGAAGGCGGTGCTAGGATAGAACATTGTATAGAAAAAAGCTTTAAGCAATGCTGCGAAGAACTTTTAAAAGAAAAGCTAAAAAGACCCTTCCCACCCCTTACAAAATCAACAAATTCAAAAGAACTTTTGCAAAAAGCCTATCAAAAAATCATTTTAGCTCTAAAACATAGCGATGAATTTCAAATCACACTTTCACATTTTCATAAACGCTTACAAGAAGAAATTTTAAAGCTTGAAAGTGTTAATCTAAAGCATTATGAACTTGAAATTTTAGACGAAATTCAAAACTCTCTTTCACACACTAAGGAAAAATATTACGAATTATTTGAACTTTTAAGTCCTTACATTACCCAGTTTAAACTAAATCTTGCTAGAATTTTGGTTTTAAATCCAAAAACCTTAGAGGATCAATTTAATAAAAACTTAATTTTATTGCAAGAAAATTTAAAGTTGATAGAATTTATCTTTCAAGCTTTACAAACGCTAGATTTAAGATTAGAAAACGCTCTAAAACTTTTGGAAAACGCCATAAAGGAAAATCAATGCTAA
- the gmk gene encoding guanylate kinase — translation MRGFILLISGPSGAGKSTLLKKLFEEFKDELYFSISSTTRTPRDGEINGVHYHFISQEEFQNGIKNGDFLEWARVHENFYGTSLRHTNKALDEGKIVIFDIDVQGFRIAKESLGDQIDSIFITTKNKEELKKRLLKRNTDTIAQLDKRLENASEEMEELEGYDYLIINDNLEKSYEALRSIFLSLKYKTKRQDIGQIQNLWNKGV, via the coding sequence TTGAGAGGCTTTATCTTGCTCATTTCCGGTCCTAGTGGAGCTGGAAAATCAACCCTGCTTAAAAAGCTTTTTGAGGAATTTAAAGACGAGCTTTATTTTTCCATATCTTCCACAACAAGAACGCCTAGAGATGGTGAGATAAATGGGGTGCATTATCATTTCATCAGCCAAGAAGAATTTCAAAATGGCATAAAAAATGGAGATTTTTTGGAGTGGGCTAGGGTGCATGAGAATTTTTACGGCACTTCTTTAAGGCATACAAATAAGGCTTTAGATGAGGGAAAAATTGTCATTTTTGACATTGATGTGCAAGGTTTTAGGATTGCAAAAGAGAGTTTAGGAGATCAAATTGACTCTATTTTTATCACAACGAAAAACAAGGAGGAGTTAAAAAAAAGGCTTCTTAAGCGAAACACTGATACAATAGCACAGCTTGACAAAAGGCTTGAAAATGCTAGCGAAGAAATGGAAGAGCTTGAGGGGTATGATTATCTCATTATTAATGATAATTTAGAGAAAAGTTATGAGGCTTTACGCTCTATTTTTCTTTCTTTAAAATATAAAACAAAGAGGCAAGATATAGGGCAAATTCAAAATTTATGGAATAAAGGAGTATGA
- a CDS encoding DedA family protein, translated as MQEIFNFIIETASAWGYLGIIILMTIESCFIPFPSEVVMIPAGYLAHKGELDFSLCILSGVFGSVLGALINYYLCFFWGRDFILRYGRFFGITEEKFAKFEVFFNKHGEFSTFVCRLLPGIRQYISMPAGLAKMRVINFVIFTAAGSGIWVSILVFLGYFLGENEDLIKEYLHQILLFILLFVLIASLIYIKIKKPFTKEKR; from the coding sequence ATGCAAGAAATTTTTAATTTCATCATCGAAACAGCCAGTGCGTGGGGCTATCTTGGCATTATTATCTTAATGACCATAGAAAGTTGCTTCATACCCTTTCCTAGCGAAGTTGTGATGATACCTGCTGGCTATTTAGCACATAAGGGAGAGCTTGATTTTAGTCTTTGCATTTTGAGCGGGGTTTTTGGTTCTGTTTTGGGAGCTTTAATTAATTATTATCTTTGTTTTTTTTGGGGGAGAGATTTTATCTTGCGTTATGGGCGTTTTTTTGGCATTACAGAAGAAAAATTTGCTAAATTTGAAGTTTTTTTTAATAAGCACGGCGAATTTTCTACTTTTGTTTGTCGTTTGCTTCCGGGCATTCGTCAATACATCTCTATGCCAGCAGGCTTGGCTAAAATGAGAGTGATTAATTTTGTCATTTTTACCGCTGCTGGAAGTGGAATTTGGGTCAGCATACTTGTATTTTTGGGCTATTTTTTAGGAGAAAATGAAGACTTGATTAAAGAATATTTACATCAAATTTTACTTTTTATCTTGCTTTTTGTTCTCATTGCTAGTCTTATTTATATCAAAATTAAAAAACCTTTTACTAAAGAAAAGCGATGA
- a CDS encoding peptidylprolyl isomerase yields MLKTIDTSKVKDYKGAIIKTQKGDIKLKLFGEEAPQTVCNFANLAKEGFYKNLNFHRVIKDFVIQGGCPHGNGIGGAGYEIICECDDQTHKHLRGTLSMAHAGRDTGSSQFFITHSPQPHLDGVHTVFGQIDEKDKESLKVLDSIKQGDKIIDIEILSQI; encoded by the coding sequence ATGCTAAAAACCATAGATACAAGTAAAGTTAAAGATTACAAAGGCGCAATCATCAAAACCCAAAAAGGCGACATCAAACTCAAGCTTTTTGGCGAAGAAGCTCCGCAAACGGTGTGCAATTTTGCAAATTTAGCCAAAGAGGGTTTTTATAAAAATTTAAACTTTCATCGCGTTATAAAAGACTTTGTGATTCAAGGAGGTTGCCCACACGGAAATGGCATAGGCGGTGCCGGTTATGAAATCATTTGCGAGTGTGATGACCAAACACACAAGCATTTAAGAGGCACGCTCTCTATGGCACACGCAGGACGCGATACGGGCAGTTCGCAATTTTTCATCACACATAGCCCACAGCCTCATTTAGACGGCGTTCATACCGTTTTTGGACAAATTGACGAAAAAGACAAGGAAAGTCTTAAGGTCTTAGACTCCATTAAACAAGGAGATAAAATCATAGATATTGAAATTTTAAGCCAAATTTAA
- a CDS encoding threonine/serine exporter family protein produces MSALLNDMLFAAIAGFGFAYACNPPLKTLIFSALLAAIAHGLRFALLNYFHFQTLAIATFMASFCIGCLGILCAKISKTPAEIITFPALIPMIPGIYAYQAILYLFSFIRSEDLQAKTNFLIGFFDHFFTALSVTLALAVGVSVTLLIFFEQSFMMTRNRQEFKRII; encoded by the coding sequence ATGAGTGCCTTGCTTAATGATATGCTTTTTGCTGCAATTGCTGGATTTGGCTTTGCTTATGCTTGTAATCCTCCCTTAAAAACGCTCATTTTTTCAGCCCTACTTGCTGCTATCGCACACGGATTGCGTTTTGCTTTATTAAATTATTTTCATTTTCAAACCCTAGCCATAGCGACCTTTATGGCTTCTTTTTGCATAGGCTGTTTAGGGATTTTATGTGCTAAAATCAGCAAAACCCCCGCTGAAATCATCACTTTCCCAGCCCTTATCCCTATGATACCCGGAATTTACGCCTATCAAGCCATTTTATATCTTTTCTCTTTTATAAGAAGCGAAGATTTGCAAGCTAAAACAAATTTCTTAATTGGCTTTTTTGACCATTTTTTCACAGCTCTTTCTGTAACCCTAGCCTTAGCTGTTGGCGTGTCTGTAACCCTACTCATCTTTTTTGAACAAAGCTTTATGATGACTAGAAATCGCCAAGAATTTAAACGCATTATTTAG
- the argS gene encoding arginine--tRNA ligase: protein MKNIVYEEIYKILGRDFILENPKDKALAHFATPLAFSLAKEFKKAPALIAADLALKFEDHFYFEKVEAVNGYLNFRLSKAFLDILAKKALKQPDEFGKGKAKNESFLLEYVSANPTGPLHIGHARGAIFGDTLARVARHLGYKFDTEYYVNDAGNQIDLLGLSVLFKVKILCLNEELEYPENAYKGEYIDDLAREAFANFEKDFFTMDNVSNLAFWAKDKMLDLIKKNLAQANIIIDHYVSERSYYNALEDTIRSLKAHGGVYERDYKIWLASSLKGDEKDRVIVRDDGRGTYLAADIVYHKDKMSRGYDKCINIWGADHHGYIPRMKAAIEFLGFNPQNLEIILAQMVSLLKDNQPYKMSKRAGNFILMSEILDEIGSDALRFIFLSKKCDTHLEFDIDILKKEDSSNPIFYINYAHARVKQIFLKAGKSLDDVLEADLSNLNDEATNLLFEALNLGSVLNDAFEQRALQKIPDYLKGLAASFHKFYYENRVIGTENEDSLLKLFALVALSIKTGFALMGIRAKDKMEH from the coding sequence TTGAAAAATATAGTTTATGAAGAAATTTATAAAATTTTAGGACGAGATTTTATCCTTGAAAATCCAAAAGATAAAGCTTTGGCACATTTTGCCACTCCACTTGCTTTTTCTTTAGCTAAAGAATTTAAAAAGGCTCCTGCTTTGATCGCTGCGGATTTGGCGTTGAAATTTGAAGATCATTTTTATTTCGAAAAAGTTGAAGCAGTAAATGGCTATTTAAATTTTAGACTTTCTAAAGCTTTTTTAGACATTCTTGCTAAAAAAGCTTTAAAGCAGCCTGATGAATTTGGTAAGGGTAAGGCAAAAAATGAAAGCTTTTTACTTGAATATGTTAGTGCAAATCCTACAGGACCGCTTCATATAGGGCATGCGAGAGGGGCTATTTTTGGTGATACTTTAGCAAGAGTGGCGAGACATTTGGGTTATAAATTTGATACGGAATATTATGTTAATGACGCGGGTAATCAAATTGATTTACTTGGACTTTCAGTTTTATTTAAGGTTAAGATACTTTGCTTAAATGAAGAGCTTGAATACCCAGAAAACGCTTATAAGGGCGAGTATATTGACGATTTGGCGCGTGAGGCTTTTGCAAATTTTGAAAAAGACTTTTTTACAATGGACAATGTGTCAAATTTAGCTTTTTGGGCTAAGGACAAAATGCTTGATTTGATTAAGAAAAATTTAGCACAGGCAAATATCATAATCGATCATTATGTAAGCGAAAGGTCTTATTATAACGCTTTGGAAGATACGATTAGGTCCTTAAAAGCACACGGCGGTGTTTATGAAAGGGATTATAAAATTTGGCTTGCTTCTTCGCTAAAGGGCGATGAAAAAGACCGCGTTATCGTGCGTGATGATGGGCGTGGGACTTATTTGGCGGCAGATATTGTTTATCATAAAGATAAGATGAGTAGGGGCTATGATAAGTGCATTAATATTTGGGGAGCGGATCATCACGGCTATATCCCAAGAATGAAGGCTGCGATTGAATTTTTAGGTTTTAATCCACAAAATTTGGAAATTATCCTTGCACAAATGGTATCTTTATTAAAAGATAATCAACCTTATAAAATGAGTAAAAGAGCGGGAAATTTCATTTTGATGAGTGAAATTTTAGATGAGATAGGAAGTGATGCTTTGCGTTTTATTTTTCTGAGTAAAAAGTGTGATACGCATTTAGAATTTGACATTGATATTCTTAAAAAAGAAGATAGCTCTAATCCCATATTTTACATCAATTACGCTCACGCAAGAGTAAAACAAATTTTTCTTAAAGCAGGAAAAAGTCTTGATGATGTTTTAGAGGCTGATTTGTCAAATTTAAACGATGAGGCGACAAATTTGTTATTTGAGGCTTTAAATTTGGGATCTGTTTTAAACGATGCTTTTGAGCAAAGAGCTTTGCAGAAAATTCCTGATTATCTTAAAGGATTGGCGGCTTCTTTTCATAAATTTTATTATGAAAATAGGGTCATAGGAACGGAAAATGAAGATAGCTTGTTAAAGCTTTTTGCTTTAGTGGCACTTAGTATTAAGACAGGGTTTGCCCTTATGGGAATTCGGGCAAAAGATAAGATGGAGCATTAA
- a CDS encoding FtsW/RodA/SpoVE family cell cycle protein: MFKLDRRILTHFDYIQPILILPIIMLSFFLIYEASARLAEKQFIYICVGFLTFSFFFLLPLRRFIWLIPVLYWINIALLLSVDLFGVENLGAKRWLAIPFTSFTIQPSELFKPAFILMLAYLIYQNPPPKEGYGVKDFIKLSFFILLPFLLITQEPDLGTASILLIVGFGVLFIIGVNYKIWLSIFLALALASPLIYTHFLKPYQKQRIHDFLSEKPSHQVAQSIIAIGSGGLSGKVQDEATQTHSKFLPISTSDFIFAYVVERFGFFGALFLVLLYALLIFHLLSLNYKFKEDYFTRVVINCVALFIFIYTAVNISMTVGFAPVVGVPMPFFSYGGSSFTTFMVFFGILQHLITFRFFWTDKIKG; the protein is encoded by the coding sequence TTGTTTAAACTTGACAGAAGAATACTTACGCATTTTGACTATATCCAGCCCATACTTATCCTGCCTATCATTATGCTTTCTTTTTTTCTCATTTATGAAGCAAGTGCTAGATTAGCCGAAAAGCAGTTTATTTACATTTGTGTGGGCTTTTTGACCTTTTCTTTTTTCTTTCTTTTACCGCTTAGAAGATTTATTTGGCTTATCCCTGTGCTTTATTGGATTAATATCGCTTTGCTTTTGAGCGTAGATTTATTTGGCGTAGAAAATTTAGGAGCAAAAAGATGGCTTGCTATCCCTTTCACCTCCTTTACTATCCAGCCTTCTGAACTTTTTAAACCTGCTTTTATCTTAATGTTAGCTTATCTCATCTATCAAAATCCCCCACCAAAAGAAGGCTATGGAGTTAAAGATTTTATAAAATTAAGCTTTTTTATTCTTTTGCCCTTTCTTCTCATCACACAAGAACCGGACCTTGGAACAGCAAGCATTCTTTTAATAGTAGGCTTTGGTGTGCTTTTTATCATAGGGGTAAATTATAAAATTTGGCTTAGCATTTTTTTAGCCCTTGCCCTTGCCTCACCGCTTATTTATACACATTTTTTAAAACCCTACCAAAAGCAAAGAATTCACGATTTTTTATCCGAAAAACCAAGCCATCAAGTCGCACAATCTATCATCGCCATAGGTAGCGGAGGACTTAGCGGTAAGGTGCAAGATGAAGCTACGCAAACGCACTCTAAATTCCTACCCATTTCAACGAGTGATTTTATCTTTGCTTATGTTGTGGAGCGTTTTGGCTTTTTTGGAGCTTTATTTTTGGTGCTTTTGTATGCTCTACTCATTTTTCATTTATTAAGTTTAAATTACAAATTTAAAGAAGATTATTTCACACGCGTTGTGATTAATTGTGTCGCCTTATTTATCTTTATTTACACGGCTGTTAATATTTCTATGACCGTGGGTTTTGCACCGGTAGTTGGTGTGCCTATGCCTTTTTTTAGCTATGGAGGAAGCTCTTTTACAACCTTTATGGTCTTTTTTGGCATTTTACAACATTTAATTACCTTTAGATTTTTTTGGACGGATAAAATAAAAGGTTAA
- a CDS encoding threonine/serine exporter family protein, producing the protein MKKPQVQALSDFLTEYTKLMLSSGTYTARVSKCVERIAQIYGYEVNINFFFHHFSINIVDKDDNSINRTYIIPNKHAYLNFKLILDLSALSWAIYDKKYTLENAKKLFYQISTQKKHPYALTLFLVSLGNAAFCRLFGGDFGGFCLVFLGTLAGLSLRYILTKIKIDLRIQYVICAFISSWIVFLGVDTNLTKEADIALGSSILYLIPGVFFINSVIDILKDHILMGLSRIISVVILVCCIAMGIYTTLSLSNYGILQ; encoded by the coding sequence ATGAAAAAGCCACAAGTTCAAGCCTTAAGCGACTTTCTAACAGAATACACAAAGCTAATGTTAAGCTCAGGCACTTACACAGCAAGGGTTTCAAAATGTGTCGAAAGAATCGCACAAATTTACGGCTATGAGGTTAATATTAACTTTTTCTTTCATCATTTTTCTATCAATATAGTCGATAAAGATGATAATTCCATTAATCGCACTTATATCATACCCAACAAACACGCATATTTGAATTTTAAGCTTATTTTAGATTTAAGTGCTTTAAGTTGGGCGATTTATGATAAAAAATACACATTAGAAAACGCCAAAAAACTTTTTTATCAAATCAGCACGCAAAAAAAGCATCCCTACGCCTTAACTTTGTTTCTCGTCTCACTTGGAAATGCCGCTTTTTGTAGGCTTTTTGGAGGAGATTTTGGGGGCTTTTGTTTAGTGTTTTTAGGCACACTTGCAGGACTTAGCTTAAGATATATTTTAACCAAAATTAAAATTGATTTAAGAATTCAATATGTCATTTGTGCTTTTATTTCATCGTGGATTGTTTTTTTAGGAGTCGATACAAATTTAACAAAAGAAGCCGATATAGCTTTAGGTTCAAGTATTTTATATCTCATACCGGGAGTATTTTTCATCAATTCTGTTATCGATATTTTAAAAGACCACATTTTAATGGGACTTAGTCGTATTATTAGCGTTGTGATTTTAGTATGCTGCATTGCTATGGGGATTTATACAACCTTAAGTCTTTCAAATTATGGGATTTTACAATGA
- a CDS encoding YebC/PmpR family DNA-binding transcriptional regulator: MGRAFEYRRASKEARWDKMSKLFPKLAKAIQVAAKEGGSDPDMNPKLRSAIATAKANNMPKDNIDAAIKRASGKDSAEIKSIHYEGKAPHGALIMVECMSDNPTRTVANVKAIFNKNGGEMLQNGALGFMFARKAVFHLEKFEGDLEELELDLIDAGLEELNQDEEELLISGDYTAFGELSNAIEAKNLVVKKAGLEYVPNSPVSFNEEQLADIEKLLDKLEDDDDVQAVYTNIE, from the coding sequence ATGGGACGCGCATTTGAATACCGCAGAGCCTCAAAAGAAGCTAGATGGGACAAGATGAGTAAGCTTTTCCCTAAACTTGCTAAAGCCATACAAGTCGCAGCAAAAGAAGGTGGGAGCGACCCTGATATGAATCCTAAATTGCGTTCTGCCATCGCCACCGCTAAGGCAAATAATATGCCAAAAGACAACATTGACGCCGCAATCAAAAGGGCAAGCGGTAAAGATAGTGCGGAGATTAAAAGCATACATTATGAGGGCAAAGCCCCGCACGGAGCTTTGATAATGGTCGAGTGTATGAGTGATAATCCAACTAGAACCGTGGCTAATGTCAAGGCTATCTTTAACAAAAACGGCGGAGAAATGCTACAAAATGGGGCTTTAGGCTTTATGTTTGCTAGAAAGGCAGTTTTTCACTTAGAAAAATTTGAGGGCGATTTGGAGGAGCTTGAGCTTGACCTCATCGATGCAGGACTTGAGGAGCTAAATCAAGACGAAGAAGAGCTTTTAATTAGCGGTGATTATACCGCTTTTGGAGAATTAAGCAATGCCATTGAGGCTAAAAATTTGGTCGTTAAAAAAGCAGGGCTTGAATATGTGCCAAATTCGCCTGTAAGTTTTAATGAAGAGCAATTAGCCGATATAGAAAAATTGCTCGATAAATTAGAAGATGATGACGATGTCCAAGCTGTTTATACAAATATAGAATGA
- a CDS encoding TFIIB-type zinc ribbon-containing protein produces the protein MLCPVCNVDLMMSDRSGVEIDYCPKCRGVWLDRGELDKIIERSTPVNERANSSYSRNDYHQSHHNDGYYKKKKRESWIGELFDF, from the coding sequence ATGCTTTGCCCAGTTTGTAATGTCGATTTAATGATGAGTGATAGAAGTGGCGTAGAAATTGACTATTGCCCTAAATGCCGCGGCGTGTGGCTTGATAGAGGTGAGCTTGATAAAATCATCGAGCGTAGCACACCTGTCAATGAAAGAGCAAATTCTTCTTACTCTAGAAATGACTATCATCAAAGCCACCACAATGATGGCTATTACAAAAAGAAAAAGAGAGAAAGTTGGATAGGGGAGCTTTTTGACTTTTAA
- a CDS encoding motility associated factor glycosyltransferase family protein, whose translation MYQNPLVELKQSLEFYNEQFAFYPVLYFYGFGNGLLFKALLQSPYHKHLVVFERNLELLWLCLSLIDFSKELKEQKLIIYHQTNNEILRELCTKEPFLAYAKTCILHLGAKYYENFQQDYERLELDLQETFSQAMFSKGNNLEDALQGVGHFIHNLPAILNSPSIKELLNKRQNIAKTAIIVSTGPSLIKQLPLLKKYREKALIFCADSAYPILAKHNIKPDYVCMVERPEITAEFFKHDFRDFDEGICFILKSVVHPNALKYMEQYKRNYIVFNETLPFIKAFRLDAFALHYGGPSVANLAFVLSLCLKVRNIILIGQDLAYDENGFSHPKDYQHGQNYESESKKFSVLAYGGEGFVETNLYWNMFKHSFEADILEAKKWLDIDIFNATEGGVKIEGTIEKSFKQCCEELLKEELKRPFENLNSLNQTKQDELLLKCYAKIYQSLSLSKAFLQELEENEGEIQKAYETFSLSNPQTFKETQQNLVQLIENCKEKIEKNKKDKAILFDVLNPLLAQFEFDLATILVQNAKNIQENYQKTLLYANAHLSLISLAKQGLTEQKETIIKHLSPLENALTHLNPYKDKIKEKYARSTL comes from the coding sequence ATGTATCAAAATCCCTTAGTCGAGCTTAAGCAAAGCCTAGAATTTTATAATGAGCAATTTGCGTTTTATCCTGTGCTTTATTTTTACGGCTTTGGCAACGGGCTTTTATTTAAAGCCCTACTTCAAAGCCCTTATCATAAGCATTTGGTGGTTTTTGAAAGAAATTTAGAGCTTTTATGGCTGTGCTTGAGTCTCATTGATTTTTCAAAAGAGCTAAAAGAGCAAAAACTCATCATCTATCATCAAACAAATAATGAAATTTTAAGAGAGCTTTGCACAAAAGAACCTTTTTTAGCTTATGCTAAGACTTGCATTTTGCATTTGGGTGCTAAGTATTATGAAAATTTTCAGCAAGATTATGAAAGGCTTGAGCTTGATTTACAAGAAACCTTTTCTCAAGCGATGTTTAGCAAGGGAAATAACCTAGAGGACGCCTTGCAAGGTGTGGGACATTTTATCCACAATCTCCCTGCAATTTTAAATAGTCCTAGTATCAAAGAGCTTTTAAACAAAAGGCAAAACATTGCCAAAACTGCCATTATTGTAAGCACAGGACCAAGCCTTATAAAGCAACTTCCGCTTTTAAAAAAGTATAGAGAAAAAGCCTTAATTTTTTGTGCGGATAGTGCTTATCCTATTTTAGCAAAGCATAATATTAAGCCTGATTATGTGTGTATGGTTGAGCGTCCTGAAATCACGGCGGAATTTTTTAAGCACGATTTTAGGGATTTTGATGAGGGGATTTGCTTTATCCTTAAAAGTGTCGTGCATCCAAACGCTCTTAAATATATGGAGCAATACAAAAGAAACTATATTGTATTTAACGAAACCCTGCCTTTCATCAAGGCTTTTAGGCTCGATGCTTTTGCCCTGCATTATGGAGGTCCAAGCGTAGCGAATTTAGCTTTTGTGCTATCTTTATGCTTGAAAGTGCGAAATATCATTTTAATAGGACAGGACTTAGCCTATGATGAAAATGGCTTTTCACACCCTAAAGATTATCAGCACGGGCAAAATTACGAGAGCGAAAGTAAGAAATTTAGCGTTTTAGCTTATGGTGGGGAAGGTTTTGTAGAAACAAATTTGTATTGGAATATGTTTAAACATAGCTTTGAAGCCGATATTTTAGAGGCTAAGAAATGGCTTGATATTGACATTTTTAACGCCACAGAAGGTGGAGTCAAAATAGAAGGAACGATAGAAAAGAGCTTTAAGCAGTGTTGCGAAGAACTTTTAAAAGAAGAGCTAAAAAGACCTTTTGAGAATTTAAATTCCTTAAACCAAACCAAGCAAGACGAGCTTTTACTCAAATGCTATGCTAAAATTTATCAAAGTTTAAGTTTAAGCAAGGCATTTTTACAAGAGCTTGAAGAAAATGAAGGTGAAATTCAAAAAGCCTACGAGACTTTTTCTCTTTCTAATCCTCAAACCTTCAAAGAAACACAACAAAATTTAGTCCAGCTTATTGAAAATTGCAAAGAAAAGATAGAGAAAAATAAAAAAGACAAGGCTATTTTATTTGATGTTTTAAACCCTCTCCTAGCGCAATTTGAATTTGATCTTGCTACGATTTTGGTGCAAAATGCTAAAAATATCCAAGAAAATTATCAAAAAACCCTCCTTTATGCTAACGCTCATTTAAGTTTAATCTCCCTAGCAAAACAAGGCTTAACGGAGCAAAAAGAAACGATTATCAAGCACCTAAGCCCCCTCGAAAATGCTCTAACTCATCTTAATCCTTACAAAGATAAAATAAAGGAAAAATATGCAAGAAGCACTCTTTAA